One Periophthalmus magnuspinnatus isolate fPerMag1 chromosome 15, fPerMag1.2.pri, whole genome shotgun sequence genomic window carries:
- the LOC117382198 gene encoding uncharacterized protein LOC117382198 isoform X1: MSESIVRKVQPFTIGTRLSVPAVSKCQDFAPDYLQSPSLDNCTLPHNLNSLYLSRSPVCGNGPRVSPVQTQSAVGQEPDMAAEDHLNQNICSAAAVARSIKKITISGTRDRPENRTVNKAACVFVTGITENNNNNNNSSSTTQTLPRIVGVSCENKPKSQFKVLLRKESSDEQTVAQIESHVSEEQPSKQQQISSPESEAQRKGTDPVSQAEESPGVSSQTDCFTQRNSLFNKEALQAEAWIKGKLQDLKDGRNIERCPLQDWEEACQTLQRDLKDFENTLIQLNQMGEQLICKKNPTSDLVKKQLSQLWDQWQTLKQTAANQTRALGGAKNLQEFNTKVEKLEAWIKEKEEPTSLVNVLGESVDKMQLTRKILDLKQDEQLYRNLYEEINHLALKLEKQAKADGKNIGNRRKHVNKMYTWSFEMNWWLKVQAHLKNYHENLQLALEVSSFYQQADNILLAIHNMRKGVSASKEPDKIGDQEIRDIAGQIMMLDVSVSQLSNLHPALATGVIQKQSEIKESWALLQKTLRTDRAAPPPTSPTPPREEGDPSTREQGIVGTELQRTMGKEVKEEQNRLKGFVGTADASIGQTQEQDSVSLSSPMGEAAVCSNDVIARHQLKGESRKPKAEPKNDSTQPGHPPLHAQLQKFTVSADKTLAWLKDNVSMATQICSVASLEGPEAARRCQHALEQEILNNRTRIEVVKREGRGLVRAQHPGSSRIQEFLGQLEVLWEELRRRHQRNALFLQASEELGFRVVKVLQALGSLDAWLESVELSMKESSLAADPETMSVAERQSCLLEREVAARGHELSTLRQEVEQLQCHSHPLTRGLPARMDDVERKYQCVQSALTQQSSELQDTRMLTEFLEQVELEESQERRGGHFSLRQPLHSEMSPAPTVLDLRSSGATEPLMEPMGDPVEELREAVEMLNDTVRARGRSQNHDQAIRELLSKHASLAVHVEESLCRSKDLSLDILERETDMAVQCEPDRCGLDALWEEQDHLEINYEDIKSEVKAVEGQARHLEELCPERVHVFGAKIQATLQAWSELGASVMENKLRLREFVQLQDFFRSYLQMISWTEDTRSCIFSATALHHGKDGQGPMAAELDSQIEQKFEEFEELAATGRNILDKDHHLSQMVRERMEELRSMLGWISVHWRVQKQQWLQKQEAQDHVYSVMCSSVAKPSAPEQQADQSVYSPVLSCDEERQQEARETQNSSLLCKPANKQTEDGYEVMTSVPLHSPDVKSPESPKSSVFVLKDKSSPGLGNTVNLILSFGNTGDSQVQVLDAPVTAEEEEEGTSEPVRRPTVPQPVRKTFWRRCQGLLENTLGSLKRKKKIYRQSANEVSTYLHVKENSLSSGPVYESITLPRLKSHSPPSPPPSPSTPPNATQMTNYHLSTGGSTSIFSSLKRIGKKRKRKRDNTRRHSIQKIMGVEEQEEEIPKSASEKVNYDTRTWPLKQGRRKKAKSPENVAKDYMKNPLLKDIESECTGEYNITPYAVSEAPSSSANHIKSHCRFLSLGSVLSFELPKDMKVIPSIQDIITIAPPDSKKSTGEDPDPLSQRQTALSSFKQTRPALAETTSENENATSSPIEKDTADNYTLKQQSHILKTGQCDNKLQVECSANTVLNRESDQQSNKIKNPIYVNHHPIKTCNKHECLSVHTLIKDLNGHKYHKCTRPHNAQGHSQASHMVVNLKSTVNVNVRQDSLDSGISSLGSVKLSSEIPSLENLQPKGIVGKMMSLDVGCIGNNKEFKTNMSSTSEFESEAVHVDHQQFEEVEEELEGIWSQNLRNSICSDIMYQPNQDETLSVDQPVLPSSPPASKSPAVLYRNLVTASAPNLLVAEFKLPPSVQSLLGYDKCPNRHLSSLAVGERRSWAAFPNRDPSSSLSSGPSNGTSVAVNETASDPVKLPEIEDSQRYIYQYREEEEEEREDEEEEHTSCFKGEEGNCQQTSPTSEHTETQDHTTATGERCIALRPELQSMEGTLERKQRLQLGGKKAASRGWSSYHTVLYRHTLCFYQDRKDILRSSSCGLPLNLIGAECIPAPEYTKKPNCFHLRLRDGSEYLLNASSRLLMKKWIMKIQANTGRPKAGSVTSGVCRDVDLPFSVSPSPCSRSPSSSPHEVTSTFPQLKPRGSAQTTITLREFSQMSQGHIRSTEEKQDPCSVAGGWAGEDDYSLTQTVTQTPGGSTDSAPLPLNTQDGLSNQRRSHSFTSATYQKISPVLSCAGGRGVERGSNYCVTLLVGDKSRDIPSVSRSNVSPVGEPSALRYYTSLPRPRNKSVFKKFFGRKDY, from the exons ATGTCTGAGAGCATAGTGAGGAAGGTTCAGCCCTTCACCATAGGGACCAGGCTGTCTGTCCCAGCTGTGTCAAAGTGTCAGGACTTTGCACCAGATTATCTGCAGAGCCCGAGTTTGGATAACTGCACACTGCCGCACAACTTGAACTCTCTTTACCTCAGCCGCTCCCCGGTCTGTGGAAATGGACCCCGCGTGTCCCCGGTACAGACTCAGTCTGCCGTGGGACAGGAGCCGGACATGGCAGCAGAGGACCATCTGAACCAGAACATCTGCTCAGCCGCTGCAGTCGCCCGCTCCATCAAGAAGATCACCATCTCTGGGACCAGGGACAGACCTGAGAACAGGACAGTGAATAAGGccgcgtgtgtgtttgtgacagGGATCAcagaaaataacaacaacaacaacaacagcagctccACTACACAAACTTTACCCAGGATAGTGGGTGTAAGCTGTGAGAATAAACCAAAGTCTCAATTCAAG GTGCTGCTGAGAAAAGAAAGCTCCGATGAACAGACAGTGGCACAAATTGAGTCCCACGTGAGCGAAGAGCAGCCCAGTAAGCAGCAGCAG ATTTCCTCACCTGAATCTGAGGCTCAGAGGAAAGGCACTGATCCAGTGTCTCAGGCTGAAGAGTCCCCAGGTGTTTCATCCCAAACTGACTGTTTCACTCAACGCAACTCACTCTTCAACAAGGAAGCACTGCAG GCAGAAGCATGGATCAAGGGGAAGCTCCAGGACCTGAAGGATGGCCGTAATATTGAGCGCTGCCCCCTACAGGACTGGGAGGAGGCCTGTCAGACTCTGCAGCGGGACCTCAAAGACTTTGAAAACACCTTGATTCAactaaatcag ATGGGGGAACAATTGATCTGCAAGAAGAACCCGACTTCAGATCTGGTGAAGAAACAGCTGAGCCAACTCTGGGACCAATGGCAGACTCTGAAACAGACAGCGGCCAATCAGACGAGGGCTTTGGGCGGGGCCAAGAACCTGCAAGAGTTTAACACTAAAGTAGAGAAACTGGAGGCGTGGATAAAGGAGAAG GAAGAGCCCACATCCCTGGTCAATGTCCTTGGGGAAAGTGTGGACAAGATGCAGCTAACCAGAAAAATTTTAGAtttgaaacag GATGAGCAGCTCTACAGAAATCTCTATGAAGAAATCAACCACTTAGCCCTCAAACTGGAGAAGCAAGCCAAGGCAGATGGGAAAAACATCGGCAACAGGAGGAAGCACGtcaataaaatgtacacatggTCCTTTGAGATGAACTG GTGGCTCAAAGTGCAAGCTCATCTCAAGAACTATCATGAAAATCTGCAGCTGGCTCTGGAGGTGTCTTCCTTCTACCAACAAGCTGATAATATATTACTGGCCATTCACAACATG agAAAAGGTGTATCTGCATCTAAGGAGCCGGACAAAATCGGAGACCAGGAAATCCGAGACATTGCAGGTCAAATCATG ATGCTGGATGTGAGTGTGTCCCAGCTCTCTAACCTGCACCCTGCCCTGGCGACCGGCGTCATTCAGAAACAAAGTGAAATCAAAGAGTCATGGGCACTTCTGCAGAAAACACTCAG GACTGACAGGGCTGCACCACCCCCCACCAGCCCCACTCCTCCCAGAGAAGAGGGCGACCCTTCAACCAGGGAGCAGGGCATCGTGGGAACTGAGCTGCAAAGGACCATGGGAAAagaggtgaaggaggagcagaatCGGCTAAAAGGTTTTGTG GGCACTGCTGATGCTAGCATTGGTCAAACCCAGGAACAGGATTCAGTAAGTCTTTCATCACCCATGGGAGAGGCGGCCGTCTGTTCCAATGATGTCATAGCCAGACACCAGTTGAAGGGAGAAAG CAGGAAGCCCAAAGCTGAGCCCAAGAATGACAGCACCCAACCAGGCCACCCACCGCTACATGCCCAGCTTCAGAAGTTCACCGTGTCTGCAGACAAG ACACTGGCCTGGCTCAAAGAcaacgtctccatggcgacccAGATCTGCTCCGTGGCCAGCCTGGAGGGCCCCGAAGCCGCCCGCAGGTGTCAGCACGCTTTGGAGCAGGAGATACTGAACAACAGAACGAGGATTGAGGTGGTTAAAAGA GAGGGCCGTGGGCTGGTTCGAGCGCAGCACCCGGGCAGCTCCAGGATCCAGGAGTTCTTGGGTCAGCTGGAGGTGCTGTGGGAGGAGCTGCGGAGGAGGCATCAGAGGAACGCACTCTTTCTGCAGGCCTCTGAGGAACTGGGCTTCAGA GTTGTTAAAGTGCTGCAGGCCCTGGGCAGCCTGGACGCCTGGTTGGAGTCTGTGGAGCTTTCCATGAAGGAGTCCTCTTTGGCCGCTGACCCTGAAACTATGAGTGTTGCCGAGAGACAGAGCTGCCTCCTGGAGAGAGAGGTGGCAGCACGCGGACATGAACTGAGCACGCTCAGACAGGAGGTGGAGCAGCTGCAGTGCCACAGTCACCCGCTCACGAGAGGGCTGCCCGCGCGTATGGACGATGTGGAGAGAAA gtaCCAGTGTGTTCAAAGTGCGCTGACCCAGCAGAGCTCAGAGCTGCAGGACACACGGATGCTGACTGAGTTTCTGGAGCAGGTCGAACTCGAAGAAAgccaggagaggaggggggggcacTTCAGCTTAAGACAG CCATTGCACAGTGAAATGTCCCCAGCACCCACTGTATTGGACCTCCGGAGCAGCGGTGCCACAGAGCCTCTGATGGAGCCCATGGGAGACCCCGTAGAAGAGCTGAGAGAAGCTGTGGAGATGCTCAATGACACTGTGAGGGCAAGAGGGCGCTCTCAAAACCATGATCAAGCCATACGCGAGCTACTGAGCAAA CATGCTAGTCTGGCTGTGCACGTGGAGGAGAGCTTATGCCGCAGTAAAGACTTGAGCCTGGACATcttggagagagagacagacatggCGGTCCAGTGTGAGCCGGACCGCTGTGGTTTGGATGCCCTGTGGGAGGAGCAGGACCACCTGGAG ATCAACTATGAGGACATCAAGTCGGAGGTCAAAGCCGTGGAGGGCCAGGCCAGGCACTTGGAGGAGCTGTGCCCAGAGAGAGTTCACGTTTTTGGGGCAAAGATCCAGGCGACGCTGCAGGCCTGGTCTGAGCTGGGGGCCAGCGTGATGGAGAACAAATTACGTCTGCGAGAGTTTGTCCAGCTCCAAGACTTCTTCAGGAGCTATCTACAGATGAT CTCATGGACAGAAGATACAAGGTCCTGCATTTTCTCAGCTACCGCCTTGCATCATGGGAAAGATGGACAGGGGCCAATGGCTGCAGAGCTGGATTCGCAGATTGAGCAAAAGTTTGAGGAGTTTGAAGAGCTGGCAGCTACAGGgaggaacattttagacaaagacCATCACCTCAGTCAGATG gTGAGGGAGCGcatggaggagctgaggagtaTGCTGGGCTGGATCTCAGTGCACTGGAGAGTCCAAAAACAGCAGTGGCTTCAGAAACAAGAGGCACAGGATCATGTTTACTCTGTCATGTGCTCATCAGTGGCAAAG CCTTCAGCACCCGAACAGCAGGCTGACCAATCAGTGTACTCCCCAGTCCTCTCCTGTGATGAAGAAAGGCAACAGGAAGCCAGAGAAACACAGAACTCCTCACTTTTGTGTAAAcccgcaaataaacaaacagaggaTGGATATGAGGTCATGACAAGTGTTCCTCTGCACAGTCCAGATGTTAAATCGCCCGAGTCTCCCAAATCTTCAGTCTTCGTCCTCAAAGACAAAAGCAGCCCTGGTTTGGGGAACACAGTCAACCTCATCCTCAGCTTTGGTAACACAGGGGACAGTCAGGTGCAGGTGCTGGATGCTCCTGTCactgcagaggaggaagaggaggggactTCTGAACCTGTTCGCAGA CCCACTGTGCCACAACCTGTCCGTAAAACCTTTTGGAGGCGCTGCCAGGGCCTTTTGGAAAATACTCTGGGTAgtttaaagagaaagaaaaagatttatCGACAGAGTGCAAACGAG GTAAGCACCTACTTGCATGTCAAGGAGAACAGCTTGTCGTCGGGCCCTGTGTACGAGAGCATCACCCTGCCCCGTCTAAAGAGCCACTCACCCCCCTCACCTCCCCCGTCCCCGTCCACACCACCAAACGCAACCCAGATGACAAACTACCACTTGTCCACCGGGGGGAGCACTTCTATCTTCAGCAGTCTCAAGAGGATCGGCAAGAAACGGAAACGCAAGAGGGATAATACAAGAAGACACTCAATTCAGAAAATCATGGGAGTAGAGGAGCAAGAGGAAGAAATTCCCAAAAGTGCTTCTGAGAAAGTAAATTACGATACACGGACTTGGCCGCTGAAACAAGGCAGGAGGAAGAAGGCAAAGAGTCCGGAAAATGTAGCTAAAGACTATATGAAAAACCCCTTGTTGAAAGACATTGAAAGTGAATGTACAGGTGAATACAACATCACGCCTTACGCTGTTTCAGAAGCACCATCGTCTTCTGCGAATCACATTAAAAGCCACTGCCGCTTTCTCTCATTGGGTTCTGTGTTAAGTTTTGAGTTGCCTAAAGATATGAAAGTTATCCCTAGTATTCAAGATATCATTACAATTGCTCCGCCAGACTCCAAAAAATCAACAGGAGAAGATCCGGACCCACTTTCACAAAGACAAACTGCACTTAGCTCCTTCAAACAGACAAGACCTGCGTTGGCTGAAACCACgtcagaaaatgaaaatgcTACAAGTTCTCCCATTGAAAAAGATACAGCTGATAACTATACACTGAAACAGCAATCTCATATATTAAAAACTGGCCAATGTGATAACAAATTACAAGTTGAATGCAGCGCTAATACAGTTTTGAACAGAGAAAGTGACCAgcaatcaaataaaatcaagaATCCCATTTACGTCAACCATCACCCCATTAAAACTTGCAATAAACATGAGTGTCTGAGTGTTCATACGCTTATAAAGGATTTAAATGGGCACAAGTATCACAAATGTACAAGACCCCATAATGCCCAAGGTCATAGCCAAGCCTCACATATGGTGGTCAATCTAAAGTCAACTGTAAATGTAAACGTTCGCCAAGATTCACTGGACTCTGGTATCTCGAGTTTGGGCAGTGTTAAGCTTTCTTCAGAAATACCCAGCCTCGAAAATCTTCAACCCAAAGGTATTGTGGGTAAAATGATGTCGTTGGATGTAGGGTGCATTGGTAACAACAAGgagttcaaaacaaatatgtcgtCTACTAGTGAATTTGAATCAGAGGCGGTGCACGTCGACCACCAGCAGTTTGaagaagtggaggaggagtTAGAAGGAATTTGGAGTCAAAATTTAAGAAATAGCATATGCTCAGATATTATGTACCAACCAAATCAAGACGAAACACTGTCAGTTGATCAGCCTGTTCTGCCATCTTCACCCCCTGCGTCCAAAAGTCCTGCGGTTCTCTATAGAAATTTGGTAACCGCCTCTGCTCCTAATCTTCTTGTAGCAGAGTTCAAGCTTCCACCTTCTGTGCAAAGTTTACTGGGGTATGACAAATGTCCCAATCGGCACCTGTCTTCCCTGGCTGTGGGGGAGAGGAGGTCCTGGGCGGCCTTCCCAAACCGAGAcccctcttcctccttgtcCTCTGGGCCCTCCAACGGGACGTCGGTGGCTGTGAACGAGACTGCGTCCGATCCAGTGAAGCTTCCAGAGATAGAGGACAGTCAGAGATACATTTACcagtacagagaggaggaagaggaggagagagaggatgaagaggaggagcacacaAGCTGTTTCAAG GGTGAGGAGGGTAACTGTCAGCAAACCTCTCCGACATCTGAACACACTGAAACGCAGGATCACACGACGGCCACTGGAGAGCGCTGTATCGCTTTG aggccagagctgcAGAGTATGGAGGGGACCctggagagaaagcagagactACAGCTAGgaggaaaaaaa GCAGCCTCTCGGGGATGGAGTTCCTACCACACTGTCCTATATAGACACACCTTGTGCTTCTACCAGGATAGAAAGGACATTCTGAGG AGTTCCAGTTGTGGTCTGCCACTGAATCTCATTGGAGCAGAGTGTATCCCGGCTCCAgaatacacaaaaaaacccaattGCTTCCACCTGAG GCTCAGAGACGGCTCTGAATACCTGCTCAACGCCTCCTCACGACTCCTCATGAAGAAATGGATTATGAAAATACAAGCAAATACAG